The Anastrepha ludens isolate Willacy chromosome 2, idAnaLude1.1, whole genome shotgun sequence genome contains a region encoding:
- the LOC128859727 gene encoding kinetochore protein Spc25, with translation MIKYEYAKRIKAMINREIGLESRELALCKLSSKYHEQLEKYEIRYAEQSMEYCRINKKKQELRMNNEQFEVRMRNVRARMLEVEASAQRCLTETVTNRLQRINQLDEIHSLKLATNTYINLSALPERIQGVSVQETADSSSWRPFCVEALSHTPEELQHIIWGNSENAAAYSKRWEELVFRSVREMMRNMTKGS, from the exons ATGATTAAATACGAATACGCAAAACGCATCAAAGCGATGATAAATCGCGAAATCGGATTAGAGAGCCGTGAGCTCGCACTATGCAAATTAAGTTCTAAGTATCACGAGCAACTAG aaAAGTACGAAATTCGTTACGCCGAACAAAGTATGGAGTACTgccgaatcaataaaaagaaGCAAGAGCTACGTATGAATAATGAGCAGTTTGAAGTGAGGATGCGAAATGTCCGAGCACGTATGTTGGAAGTTGAAGCTTCTGCGCAACGGTGCTTGACTGAAACAGTAACCAATCGCCTTCAGCGAATAAATCAGTTAGATGA GATACATTCTTTGAAATTAGCCACCAATACATATATCAACTTGAGTGCTCTTCCCGAACGAATACAAGGTGTATCAGTACAAGAGACAGCGGATAGTAGCAGTTGGCGTCCGTTCTGCGTTGAGGCGCTTAGTCATACACCAGAAGAACTACAACATATTATATGGGGCAATTCAGAAAATGCGGCAGCCTATAGTAAAAGATGGGAGGAGCTGGTATTTCGTTCGGTGCGTGAAATGATGCGAAATATGACTAAGGGCAgctag